Proteins co-encoded in one Phycodurus eques isolate BA_2022a chromosome 14, UOR_Pequ_1.1, whole genome shotgun sequence genomic window:
- the zgc:193593 gene encoding uncharacterized protein zgc:193593, whose translation MFFRLPRLTPGYIRLLQTQAYHNVCVVPPPEKTMPGMAMLLGTVGIAMCGYSSRQLALYHRPSSRVLQRVGSHTDASMAGTAALRAPYLDATRRAGACQEIPPPFFVGQKFV comes from the exons atgtttttcagacTCCCAAGACTGACTCCAGGCTACATCAGGTTACTGCAG ACTCAGGCCTAccacaatgtgtgtgtggtgccTCCACCCGAGAAGACCATGCCTGGCATGGCCATGCTTCTAGGGACCGTGGGGATCGCGATGTGCGGGTACAGCTCCAGGCAGTTGGCTCTCTACCACCGACCTTCCAGTCGTGTGCTGCAAAGAGTTGGCTCGCACACCGATGCCAGCATGGCGGGCACAGCAGCACTCAGGGCCCCCTACCTGGATGCTACCCGCAGGGCTGGAGCGTGCCAGGAAATCCCACCTCCCTTCTTTGTGGGCCAGAAGTTCGTTTAA